A genome region from Persephonella sp. includes the following:
- the napA gene encoding nitrate reductase catalytic subunit NapA has product MEVKEEKKQQTSGFEMSRRDFLKTTAAVAAAAAVGVEVPEDALAAASQAEAGWRWDKAVCRFCGTGCGIMIAVKDDRIVAVKGDPKAPVNKGLNCIKGYFTAKIMYGADRLTKPLLRMNDKGEFDKKGKFRPVSWKKAYEVMVQQFKKAYNELGPEGVAIFGSGQYTIMEGYAAAKLMKAGFRSNNIDPNARHCMASAVVGFIQTYGIDEPPGCYDDIELTDTFFVWGSNMAEMHPILWARVTDRKLSDPDNVKVVVLSTFRHRTMDLADIDIVFRPQTDLAIMNYIAREIVYNHPEAIDWDFVNKYCVFTTGYIDTGYGMRNPKHARELGYSDKEMQTIMKQAVKKVSALEAPALSIYGYKEGDTIKMKHVKQAGKHWIISFEDFKKALAPYTLDYVARIAKGDPDEPLEQFKEKLKKMAELYIDKNRKAVTFWTMGFNQHTRGSWVNEQAYMIHHLLGKQAQPGNGAFSITGQPSACGTAREVGTFAHRLPADMVVFNPKHRKAAEKIWHIPHGTINPKVGSHIVKIMRDLEDGKIKFAWVQVCNPWQDTANANHWIKAARNMDNFIVVSDSYPGISAKVADLILPAAMIYEKWGAYGNAERRSQHWRQQVTPPGEAMPDTWHIVEFSKFFKLKEVWKEWKLSDGTVLPNVLDKAREMGYDPENDTLYDVLFSEKAFKRTIPDVDLRYPQPVAKNPNTGEIHPNTCAVGDKRNVIGVDGKPWKGYGFFIDKALWEEYRLFGLGRGHDLAPFDVYHKVRGLRWPVVDGKETPWRFNADYDPYARREIEAGRAPKDGKFAFYGHALKKLPKGNLFDVTDPKKVDLTNKTKIFFRPYMDPPEPPDNEYPFWLATGRVLEHWHSGTMTMRVPELYRAMPEAYCYMNPKDAEKLGVKDNDLVWVESRRGKVKARVRTRGRNRPPRGLVFIPWFDERVYINKVTLDATDPISKQTDYKKCAVKIYKA; this is encoded by the coding sequence ATGGAGGTCAAGGAAGAGAAAAAGCAGCAAACCTCGGGATTTGAAATGTCCCGTAGGGACTTCCTGAAAACCACTGCTGCTGTAGCCGCTGCAGCTGCAGTAGGTGTGGAAGTTCCAGAAGATGCTCTGGCTGCGGCTTCACAGGCTGAAGCAGGTTGGAGATGGGATAAGGCGGTATGCCGTTTTTGCGGAACCGGTTGTGGAATTATGATTGCGGTTAAAGATGACCGTATTGTTGCGGTAAAAGGTGACCCAAAAGCTCCGGTTAACAAAGGTCTTAACTGTATCAAAGGATACTTTACCGCCAAAATTATGTATGGTGCTGACCGTTTAACAAAACCACTTCTCAGAATGAATGATAAAGGCGAATTTGACAAGAAAGGTAAATTCAGACCTGTAAGCTGGAAAAAAGCTTACGAAGTAATGGTTCAGCAGTTCAAAAAAGCTTATAACGAATTAGGGCCTGAAGGAGTTGCAATTTTCGGTTCAGGACAATACACAATTATGGAAGGTTATGCTGCAGCAAAACTTATGAAAGCTGGCTTCCGTTCCAATAACATAGACCCTAACGCAAGACACTGTATGGCATCTGCTGTTGTTGGATTTATCCAGACTTACGGAATTGACGAACCACCAGGATGTTATGACGACATTGAGCTCACAGATACATTCTTTGTTTGGGGCTCAAATATGGCTGAAATGCACCCAATCCTGTGGGCAAGGGTTACAGACAGAAAATTATCGGACCCTGATAATGTCAAAGTTGTAGTTCTTTCAACATTCAGACACAGAACAATGGATTTGGCGGATATTGATATTGTTTTCAGACCTCAAACTGACCTTGCAATAATGAACTACATTGCAAGAGAAATTGTTTATAACCATCCAGAAGCTATAGACTGGGACTTTGTAAACAAATACTGTGTGTTCACAACAGGTTATATCGATACCGGATATGGAATGAGAAATCCAAAACATGCAAGAGAACTTGGATACAGTGACAAAGAAATGCAAACGATTATGAAACAAGCCGTTAAAAAAGTATCCGCTCTTGAAGCACCGGCTCTTAGCATTTATGGATATAAAGAAGGCGATACAATCAAAATGAAACACGTCAAACAGGCCGGTAAACACTGGATTATTTCATTTGAAGATTTCAAAAAAGCTCTTGCACCATATACACTTGACTATGTAGCGAGAATTGCAAAAGGTGACCCAGATGAGCCATTAGAACAGTTCAAAGAAAAACTGAAAAAAATGGCAGAACTTTATATAGATAAAAACAGAAAAGCTGTTACATTCTGGACAATGGGATTCAACCAGCACACAAGAGGTTCATGGGTAAACGAACAGGCTTACATGATTCACCACTTACTTGGAAAACAGGCTCAACCTGGTAATGGTGCATTTTCAATCACAGGACAGCCTTCTGCTTGTGGAACAGCAAGAGAAGTTGGAACATTCGCACACAGACTACCTGCTGATATGGTTGTATTCAATCCAAAACACAGAAAAGCAGCTGAAAAAATATGGCATATTCCACACGGAACAATAAATCCAAAAGTAGGTTCTCATATCGTTAAAATTATGAGAGACCTTGAAGATGGAAAAATTAAATTTGCTTGGGTTCAAGTATGTAACCCATGGCAAGATACAGCTAACGCTAACCACTGGATTAAAGCAGCCAGAAATATGGATAACTTTATAGTTGTTTCTGACTCTTATCCAGGTATATCTGCGAAAGTTGCAGACCTTATTCTTCCGGCAGCTATGATTTATGAGAAATGGGGAGCTTACGGAAACGCAGAAAGAAGGTCACAACACTGGAGACAACAGGTTACACCTCCAGGGGAAGCTATGCCAGACACATGGCATATCGTTGAATTCTCTAAATTCTTTAAACTAAAAGAAGTATGGAAAGAATGGAAACTTTCAGATGGAACAGTCCTTCCAAACGTATTAGACAAAGCGAGAGAAATGGGTTATGACCCAGAAAATGACACACTTTATGATGTCCTCTTCTCAGAAAAAGCATTCAAAAGAACAATTCCTGATGTTGACTTGAGATATCCACAACCTGTTGCTAAAAACCCTAATACAGGAGAAATCCATCCAAACACTTGTGCAGTTGGAGATAAAAGAAATGTTATCGGTGTAGACGGTAAACCATGGAAAGGATATGGATTCTTCATAGATAAAGCTCTCTGGGAAGAATACAGACTCTTTGGACTCGGTAGAGGTCATGACCTTGCACCATTTGATGTTTACCATAAAGTAAGAGGTCTTAGATGGCCTGTAGTTGATGGAAAAGAAACACCTTGGAGATTCAATGCAGACTATGACCCATATGCAAGAAGAGAAATTGAAGCAGGAAGAGCTCCAAAAGATGGTAAGTTTGCATTCTATGGCCACGCACTCAAAAAATTACCAAAAGGAAATCTCTTTGATGTAACAGATCCTAAAAAAGTAGACCTTACAAACAAAACCAAAATCTTCTTCAGACCATATATGGATCCACCAGAACCACCAGACAATGAATATCCATTCTGGCTGGCAACAGGTAGGGTTCTTGAACACTGGCACTCTGGAACAATGACAATGAGAGTTCCAGAACTATACAGAGCTATGCCTGAAGCATACTGTTATATGAACCCTAAAGATGCAGAAAAACTTGGTGTTAAAGATAATGATCTTGTGTGGGTAGAATCCAGACGTGGAAAAGTTAAAGCAAGAGTAAGAACAAGAGGAAGAAACAGACCTCCAAGAGGACTTGTATTTATCCCATGGTTTGATGAAAGGGTTTATATCAACAAAGTTACACTTGATGCTACAGATCCAATTTCCAAACAAACAGACTACAAAAAATGTGCAGTCAAAATTTACAAAGCGTAA
- a CDS encoding metal-sulfur cluster assembly factor — MAVTKEDVYKALKNVIDPEIGFNIVDLGLVYDVDVQDGNVKIKMTLSSPSCPLSGTILSWVESAVRNLEGVENVDIELVWEPQWTIEMANDEVKKALGMG, encoded by the coding sequence ATGGCTGTTACAAAAGAAGATGTTTATAAAGCACTAAAAAATGTTATAGACCCGGAAATTGGATTTAATATCGTAGATTTGGGACTTGTTTATGATGTTGATGTTCAAGATGGAAATGTAAAAATCAAAATGACCTTATCATCTCCTTCATGTCCTTTATCTGGAACAATTCTCAGTTGGGTAGAAAGTGCTGTTAGAAATCTTGAAGGTGTGGAAAACGTAGATATTGAGCTTGTATGGGAACCCCAATGGACAATTGAAATGGCAAATGACGAAGTAAAAAAAGCCTTGGGAATGGGTTAA